From the genome of Globicephala melas chromosome 14, mGloMel1.2, whole genome shotgun sequence, one region includes:
- the LOC115851186 gene encoding trace amine-associated receptor 1, producing the protein MMSFCHNIINISCVKSSWSNDVRASLYSLMVLIILTTVVGNLIVIISISHFKQLHTPTNWLIHSMATVDFLLGCLVMPYSMVRSVEHCWYFGEVFCKIHTSTDIMLSSASIFHLSFISIDRYYAVCDPLRYKTKINILVIFVMIFISWSIPALFAFGMIFLELNFKGAEETYYKHIHCIGSCSVFFSKTSGVLAFLTSFYIPGSIMICIYCRIYFIAKGQARSIHDANQKFRIGLEEKNGISRSKERKATKTLGTVMGVFFTCWCPFFVCTVMDPFLDYTIPPILNDALIWFGYLNSTLNPMVYAFFYPWFRRALKMILFGKIFQKDSSRCKLFLELNP; encoded by the coding sequence ATGATGTCCTTTTGCCACAATATAATTAATATCTCCTGTGTGAAAAGCAGCTGGTCAAATGACGTCCGTGCTTCCCTGTACAGTTTAATGGTGCTCATAATTCTAACCACAGTGGTTGGCAATCTAATAGTTATTATTTCTATATCACACTTCAAACAACTTCATACCCCAACTAATTGGCTCATTCATTCCATGGCCACTGTGGACTTTCTGCTGGGGTGTCTGGTCATGCCTTATAGTATGGTGAGATCTGTTGAGCACTGCTGGTATTTTGGAGAAGTCTTCTGTAAAATTCACACCAGCACTGATATTATGCTGAGCTCAGCATCAATTTTTCATTTGTCCTTCATTTCCATTGACCGCTACTATGCTGTGTGTGACCCATTGAGATACAAAACTAAGATCAACATCTTGGTTATTTTTGTGATGATCTTCATTAGTTGGAGTATTCCTGCTCTTTTTGCATTTGGAATGATCTTTCTGGAGCTAAACTTCAAAGGAGCTGAAGAGACGTATTACAAACACATTCACTGCATAGGGAGTTGCTCTGTCTTCTTCAGCAAAACATCTGGGGTTCTGGCCTTTCTGACTTCTTTCTATATACCTGGCTCTATTATGATATGCATCTATTGTAGAATATATTTCATAGCGAAAGGGCAGGCAAGATCCATTCATGATGCAAATCAGAAATTTCGAATTGGgttggaagagaaaaatggaatttcacgaagcaaagaaaggaaagctaCGAAGACTTTAGGGACTGTGATGGGAGTTTTCTTCACATGCTGGTGTCCTTTCTTTGTCTGCACAGTCATGGATCCTTTCCTGGACTATACAATTCCACCCATCCTGAACGATGCATTGATTTGGTTTGGCTACTTGAATTCCACTTTAAATCCAATGGTTTATGCATTTTTCTATCCCTGGTTCAGAAGAGCACTGAAGATGATTCTATTtggtaaaattttccaaaaagatTCATCtagatgtaaattatttttagaattaaatccATAG